Proteins encoded by one window of Primulina huaijiensis isolate GDHJ02 chromosome 1, ASM1229523v2, whole genome shotgun sequence:
- the LOC140980856 gene encoding metacaspase-4-like has translation MAKKAVLIGCNYPGTKAELKGCINDVKRMYSCLVERFGFSEEDITVLIDTDDSYTQPNGRNIRAALDDLVNSAQPGDFLFVHYSGHGTRLPAETGEDDDTGYDECIVPCDMNLITDDDFRELVDKVPEGCHITIVSDSCHSGGLIDEAKEQIGESFKENSGGGDSGSGSGFKNFLRRQVEDAVESRGFQIPKELGFGGHHRRHHEEEEGEKETAEGPGDVYTKNKSLPLSTLIEILQQKTGKEDIDVGKLRPTLFDLFGEDSSPKVKKFMKIIFTKLQGQGGGGESGGFLGVVGGLAQQFLQQKLEQNDEGYAKPALETHVGSKQEVYAGVKQKGLPDSGVLISGCQTDQTSADATPSGDASQAYGALSNAIQSILSESGGEVSNKELVLKTRELLKKQGFTQRPGLYCGDDHADAPFIC, from the exons ATGGCGAAAAAGGCTGTTTTGATCGGATGTAATTACCCGGGTACGAAGGCAGAGTTGAAGGGATGCATCAATGATGTTAAGCGAATGTACAGTTGTTTGGTTGAGCGTTTCGGGTTCTCGGAGGAGGATATCACTGTGCTTATCGATACTGATGATTCCTACACCCAACCCAATGGTCGGAATATTCGTGCTGCTCTGGATGATCTGGTGAATTCTGCTCAGCCTGGGGATTTTCTCTTTGTGCACTACAGTGGCCACGGCACGCGTCTTCCGGCGGAGACTGGGGAGGATGATGATACTGGCTATGATGAGTGCATTGTTCCCTGTGACATGAATCTTATAACTG ATGATGATTTCAGAGAATTGGTTGACAAAGTGCCAGAGGGATGTCACATCACCATCGTGTCAGATTCGTGCCACAGCGGAGGCCTGATTGATGAGGCCAAAGAGCAGATTGGAGAGAGCTTCAAGGAAAATAGTGGAGGAGGAGACAGTGGGTCCGGCTCTGGATTCAAGAACTTCTTGCGTCGACAAGTTGAAGATGCCGTTGAGTCACGTGGTTTTCAGATCCCAAAAGAATTAGGCTTTGGTGGCCACCACAGGCGACACCATGAAGAAGAGGAAGGAGAAAAAGAGACAGCAGAGGGACCAGGGGACGTCTACACAAAGAACAAATCGTTACCTCTATCAACTCTCATAGAGATACTCCAACAAAAAACCGGCAAGGAAGATATAGATGTGGGCAAGCTGAGGCCAACACTTTTCGACTTGTTTGGCGAAGATTCGAGTCCCAAGGTTAAGAAGTTTATGAAGATCATCTTCACCAAACTTCAAGGACAAGGAGGAGGAGGTGAAAGCGGTGGGTTTTTGGGAGTTGTAGGGGGTTTGGCTCAGCAGTTTCTGCAGCAGAAACTTGAACAAAACGACGAGGGCTATGCAAAACCTGCCTTGGAAACACATGTTGGCAGCAAACAAGAAGTATATGCAGGGGTTAAGCAGAAGGGGTTACCTGACAGTGGCGTTCTCATCAGTGGCTGCCAAACAGACCAAACATCAGCCGATGCTACACCTTCGGGTGATGCCAGCCAAGCTTATGGGGCTCTGAGCAATGCCATTCAGTCCATACTTTCGGAGTCCGGTGGTGAAGTGAGTAACAAAGAGCTGGTTCTTAAGACCAGGGAGCTGTTGAAGAAACAGGGTTTTACTCAACGTCCAGGGCTCTATTGCGGTGATGATCATGCTGATGCTCCTTTTATTTGCTGA